The DNA sequence TTTTTGGTGGTTTtcatattatattttaatttgtttggtgCTATATATTCACTAATGAGGTACTCACTTTAATATCTTCTGTTTATCAGAGGAGCAGCTTCTCCTATAGGTCATTGTTAACAAGATGTGTTAAACTGCACCATTTGGGAAACACTGTCTTTAAAAGTtatagctttttaaaaaaaaaaaaaaaatagagataaCAAGGGCTTGATACTAAGCTGGCTGTGCATTTTTCCTTCAGGTAACGTTTGATGTGGCTTGGTCTCCAGCATGTATAGATAAAAGGTGTTACAACTACACTGGGATTGCAGATGCCTGTGACTTCTTATTTGTGATGTCATATGATGAACAAAGCCAGATCTGGACAGACTGCATTGCAAAAGCCAATGCTCCTTACCTGCAGACTTTAGTTGGTGAGGACAAAACACCTCCCCAGGAGTCAGAACATTTCCATTTGTTCACATGAGTAGATAGCAAAGATTGCTTTTTTCTTAGAcaggtttattttgtttttgttgccGTGAGGCTTTGAGCGTCCTCAGATATGTGTTGTCCTGATGTGAAAACAGTATTCCTGATCCTTATGAGCCTACAGGTGGTTGTGTGTTGTCACTTGTAACATCATGAGTGCCAGGAAGGCTTTTAGAATGACAAATAGCCAGAGCAATGGTGTCTGCCTGAGATTACAAAGAACCTGAAACATTTCTCTCATCTTTCTGAATCTCTGCTCAGGGCAGATGGTTTAAAGTGCGAGCAACTAGAGCAGTTATTGTGGGATCTCAGTGGAGCAAGCCTTTCACTCACTAGAGAATGCAGGCGAAGGAAAAGGACACCTTGCACCTTGGCCTCTGTCTGGGGATCATGAAACTTCTGCAGTGGCTCTGGCTCTGAATTAGTTGTAAGAATAAAAAGCATAAGAAAAGTTAATAATGCATGTTAATTTTGATTTCCCTCAAAACTAGGATATGAAGAGTACATTGCTATGGGCATTGATCCGAAGAAACTTGTGATGGGTGTCCCCTGGTATGGCTATGACTATGTCTGCCAAAACCTATCCACGGTAAGGTGAAGATTATTTGTTTGTAATCAAactgttaattttttccttagaaaGATACAACTAGATTTTGGTAATCTTGTTTTTGGACTAGGAAATACTGTCTGATGGATAAGAGCATCAAGCtgggacagaaaacagaacCTTTTGCTTGGTTGATAACTGATGAGCAGTGTGTTACCAGAAAAGGCATTTTAGTTCCTTAGGCAGCCTGAACCCCATATCCAACACTGTGTTTGAATAAGGAGCTGTAAGTGTTATCTGTATGAGAAGAAATGATGTCCACAGGCCCTACAACACTTGTATGTGCCTTCTCAACACCACTGTAGAGACAGGTGCAACAAACCATAGCAAACCTACAAGTGTTACAGCATAGCAGTTTATGAGGTCTCAAATATTATACTTAAGAAAAATGTAAGGGTCAGTTAAAGATAAGATAACTGTTTAAGCTGAATGATACCCATCCAGTCCTGTATTACTGcagattaaagaaaatttagctgttttaatttacttttctcTACGAATAGTGTCTGCTGGAGTTGCTTGAAGATTTGGAATTTTTGTAGCCTTAATGCCTTTTGTGAATTGTTCTTGGCTGTGCTTCTAGTCTGGAGTTCAGTATATCTTACATGAAACTCATGCCTCCCTGTTTCTCTTTTAGGATCATGTTTGTTCCCTTCCCAAAGTGCCTTTCCGTGGGGCTCCTTGCAGCGATGCTGCAGGGAGCCAGGTGCCCTACGCAACCATCATGAAGCAGGTGAACAGTTCTCTTTCAGGGGTGCTGTGGGATGAGGTACAGAAGGCTCCATTTTATGAGTACAAGGTAAGAGTCTTTTTCTAAGACACTGTGGTGTGGAGTAAGCATTCATGAACCATAGATCTTTAACTATAAAGTTATTTGGATTAGATTCTTCCTTCTATGTTTTCCActtgttgggttttggggtttttttgggttttttttgtttggtttggtggttttttttgtttttttgtttttttttgtatagtAAAGGATTGCTGGAAATCTGTCTTGAATTCCTAGTCTGAGAGAGGGGTGCAGTGCCTGAAGACTACAGGAGTAATAAAGATCTTTATTACTTTCCAGTCTTCTCTAGATACTGCATCATTTCGACACAAAGACATCCTATAGCTATGTCCTTCACTGTTCTAGTTACCTTCATGAGTtgataaattatttaaactaaaaaaagatTCTGAGATGATCTTAATTTTGTCTAGCTCAGTGACTTGCATGCATGTTCTCTTCTGCATTTGTTTTCTACATAGACACAGTGAAAGAGTCCATGAATGACTGTGCTTACAAGAACCCTACAGTGTATCCATTTTGTCTAGTTTCTTTAGAGATTATTTAAGTTTCACATGTTGGTTATTAAAATCTATTGTAACCAATGACTAGGTAAAAGCAGCATAACCTTCATAAAATTTTACAACCTCCTCTAAAACTGTTTATtgcataaaaaaccccacaatctCTAACTAAATTCACATCTTAGCTTAGATACTGTATCTGAAATTttagctttatttaaaaaaaatattaaaatacagattAGCTAAGCCTTTTAATCTAACTTCAGTTAAATTATGTCACTGTTTTATAACTTATAttctgcaattaaaaaataatatccaAGTATTTGGCTTAGAATTTTTAATTGTCCTGTGTGACAAAAAATTAGTAAATCAGGAAAATATTATGTAAATCTGCATAGCTTGTATGTCTCagttttttactgtattttagaCGGTGTTCAAGAGAAAATGTAATCACTGACACTAgtgtttaaatgtttttctagGATTCTGCTGGTCAATTCCACCAGGTATGGTTTGATGACCCTCACAGCATCTCTCTAAAAGCAGCATATGTGAAGAGCCGAGGCTTAAGGGGCATTGGCATGTGGAATGGAAATAGTCTTGACTACTCCAGGGAAGCAGTAGCAGAACAACAAACTCAAGCAATGTGGCAAGCTCTGACACCATAAGAACTATGTGAACTCTTGATTTAGAACGATGAAAATTGGtaactttttattttgatgTACACTATCATGGATTTTGactttatataaatatattgtgattacaaaaactttaaaaactaGGAAAATTACAAAAACTTTAAAAGCTAGGCAAATTAATCTTGTTCTTTATATTCAAAgctatattttcattattcagAAAGTTCCAATGTTGCTTTGGAACAACAATCCTTGAAttagtagggttttttttaagactgctcatcttttaaatttttcacaGTTACTGTAAGTTGGTAAATGCTTGAACCCAGTGTGTATCTGGTAACAAGTCAAATTCATAGATTTACAGGGGCAGTCTCATAATGATGCTTTGCTAAAGCTGCCAGGTGCAGCAAATATTTATTCCTGTGGTCCATGATTCAGTCAGCCTTCTAACTTCCCAAACCAACCAATATTTTAGCTAAGTCACTCTACAATCAGATTAAACAGAATACTGGAGAGACAGATGTTGATTATATGCAGCTTGGTTACTCTTCTagattaaaagatttttatggACTGAAGAAATTACATAAGATAAAGTAGTTGCTGTGAAGATTTATATCAAACTTGTTAGAAAGGAATATTCAATAAAGTCCAGTTTCACTGTCTTTATGTATTACATAAATTCCTTAGtttcaaaagacaaaaatctcTGACCTTAGCTTGAAGAAGAAACATTAATATGAAGAGGGCTTGGATGGTGCTTCCTTCCATCTCAAACTACTTTACTTTCTGAAAATTAGCATTCAGAAGCATATTTAATGAACTACATATCTATTTTTCCACACATCCTAAGATACATTCAGTAgcctgttttttgtttttatgggGTGTTGCCTCTGAGATAACAGGAGATTGTTTCCTTTCTAGttcatattttcataaaatcatttGCCTAAAGAAGTTGTGtaagtttttaaaatacctATAGTGATGTAAAGATTGATTGGTGTTtacaggattttattttgttaaataaagTGCTGTTCTTGGTAAGACTTGTAAACAATGTTCCCTGTCTGTGCTTTACTTGTTCTACAGCTTACAGCCCACACTGCTTGTCTTCTTCTCAGAACTGTTTCACAACCAGATCAAAGTGCAACTGGGCCCTGCTTAAGTGACtccattaattaaaaattttatttaattaggTAGATGTAGTCAGTCGTGGGTTTGgcggtttttttggtttggttggggctgtttgtttgggtttttttgcttgctaaAGAGTTACCATAGTATGGCAGCATTACCATAATGGCTACTGAGGAAAAGACTGGAAGATTTCATCTGAATTGTCTGTTTGATATTGTGATATAGGTGTTGGAAAGCAGAAGGTGAAGCCTACTGCTCTTGCAGAAACTAAAAAATTCCCTTAACAAATCAGGAAGCTTTTCATTACAACACCACTCTGTAAGCCTTAAGAGAAACTGctacattttatatattatatatatttatctctACACACATATATGTACTTCAGAACTACTGTTCTGTTAAGTTTATTAATAGTCTAATCTATTAAGTTTATTAAGTAGTCTATTACTACTTAAATGCTTAAATACTGTGAGATAGATTTTGCTGAATTGAGAGTCTTCTGATACAAATATCTGACCTACAAAATTCTGAGGGACAGATGACTTAATAATAAAACTCTCCTGTAGCTGTCAAGAATCATGAATTGATAAtactatattttaaatttaggtTCTGATTTTCCAGTAGCTAGTAGCCTGCTCTCGTATCTTAAATAAGACACAATTCTTAAATAGAGAATGTGAGCTTCAACCCTGAATTAAGCAAAAGTGGGTGtagttttaataatttatttaatccTTTAGCACTAAAATCTTTGTTAAGTcatatatttaagaaaataaattggatAATGGGTGGTTTGACTCAAGACATTGCCAAGTTAGTTCTTTTGAGAGCTGCATAATTTTCTTATCATATAACTTATTTCTCATGAGTGTTTCACTTCCAATAATAAATACAGCCTTGACAGCTTTTTAGCTGAGATTAATTCCTAGCATGTTATTCTTCTGCTTAATATAATAACATCTGGTTTGGAAAGAGGCAAACAGCAGAGCTAGAAAAGAATTCCTATGGAGACATTTCTGATGCCTCTTTCAGAGAATTGTTTATCTCAGGACATGCATGACCTTAGAATTAAGGAAAGGCAGAATATGCAAGAGTTTAAATTGGACCAGGATCATCATTATACTGGTCCAAGAGAAAGCTTTCAGGCAAGCTTTCAGACTACAGAAGACAGTTAATGTCCTTGTGCCTCTCCTAATAAGAGAGGGAGCAAAACCAGCTTGATATGGAATAAAGGTATTTTGTTTATGCTTCGTAATAATATAGTAATGATACATTGGTAATTTATAGATAGGCATATTTATAATGGCAAGAACATACTACAGTAAATAGCCAAATAAAGGATTACTGTTGACCTCTACAGAAACCATATTtcaataatttctaaaaaatgGGATATGTAAGCCTGAAAATAAGAACAGGAGGTTACAGACTTCAGGTTTATTTCTTAGTAACTATTTAGTTCATCAAAGAACTTCAGCATACCACTGGGATGTTACACAATTAGTTTTAGACATGTTACTAGCTTAAACTGTATGTTTAAGTAGCTGACTAATCTTACAGTGAGATTTAAAAAGAAGTAAGCTGCATTACCTCAGTAGCCTAGTGTACAAATTCCACAACACTTAAATAGTTATTGCCTTTTTACAAAATAACTTCAGGAACATACAAACAAATGCTCTGAAATTCTCTTCTACATACACTAGAGAGCTGCTGTCAACTTCACAGAGGTTAGTCATGTCATCTATTTAAATTCTTGATTTTCTGGACTGGAGAATTAAAGCTGAATGAATCTTCTTCTGTGTCAGTTCCGCTCTCAGTGCTCGTAAATCACATGCTGCCTGCTTTCTCATCTGCAAAAGAATCCATCATTTAAGGAATGGCAATTTAAGGAAGCTTTTTTTGGAGCTGACATGCGCATATAACTAAAAGAGAATT is a window from the Poecile atricapillus isolate bPoeAtr1 chromosome 7, bPoeAtr1.hap1, whole genome shotgun sequence genome containing:
- the CTBS gene encoding di-N-acetylchitobiase, whose protein sequence is MGRPLGGWLLPIGLLQLLGPAGACPCRDPRLCQPVTGPAGSEVFVFDVGKETWKSYDWSKITTVAAFGKYDPELMCYAHSKGSRIVLKGDVPLKEIVDPAKRAAWITQQVDLAKKQYMDGINIDIEQEVNETSPEYYALTELVKETTDAFHREIAGSQVTFDVAWSPACIDKRCYNYTGIADACDFLFVMSYDEQSQIWTDCIAKANAPYLQTLVGYEEYIAMGIDPKKLVMGVPWYGYDYVCQNLSTDHVCSLPKVPFRGAPCSDAAGSQVPYATIMKQVNSSLSGVLWDEVQKAPFYEYKDSAGQFHQVWFDDPHSISLKAAYVKSRGLRGIGMWNGNSLDYSREAVAEQQTQAMWQALTP